Genomic DNA from Blattabacterium sp. (Blaberus giganteus):
TATCTATTTTTTTATTTTTAGAAATAATCACATTATTTTCAGAAATTCCATGAATTTGTTGAACTAAATTAGATTTTAAAAATTTTTTTAATAAATATTTTTTTTTTACAGAAAAAAAAGGATTATTTTTTTCTGAATTATCCTTATGCAAAAGAATTTGTCCTCTAATATTTAATAGTTTGTCTTTTATAATTTTTTTAAATCCAAATCCTATAGAAAAAGTTAAAATAGCTATAATTAGACCAAAAATTATTGTTGTTTGTGTTATTACAACTATTATTCTAAGAGTTGGATTTTTTCTAAAATCTTTCCAAACTGTTTTTTTAGAAAAAAACCATTCAAAATTCATTTTTATTATTTTAATAATCTAAATATCTTCATTCAAAGAATTATAATCATCATTATTGGTATCTATTTCATTTTCATTATTAAATGAATCTGATAATGGATTACTTTCAAAATCGTCATAAGAATAAGAAGGAGATACAAAAAAATGTTCTTGATCAAGAACATTTTTTTTGTAATCTTCTTCCCAAACTAATGAAGTCTGTTTTTTTTCTTCTAAGTTTACAAACTTAGCTTGATCACTTATAAATTTTAAACGAAATTTGTCTAGTCCTCCATTTCTATGTTTAGCAATTATAATTTCTGCTTGACCTACACAAAAATCATTATCGTCATCTGAATCCCAAATTTTGAATCCATAATATTCGGGTCTGTAAATAAATAAAACTATATCTGCATCTTGTTCAATAGCTCCTGATTCCCGTAAATCAGATAATACGGGTCGTTTACTTCCTCCTCTTGTTTCTACAGCTCTAGAGAGTTGAGACAAAGCTATTATTGGGATGTCAAGTTCTTTGGCTATAGATTTTAGACTTCTAGAAATAACTGATATTTCTTGTTCTCTATTTTGTAATTTAGATCCATAATTATTAATTCCCATCAATTGCATATAATCTATAAATACTATTTTAATTCCATGTTGTGAAATTAAACGACGACATTTTGCACGTAAACTAAATATAGATAAAGAAGGAGTATCATCTATAAATAATGGAATATTCTTTAAATTTTTTGTTTTATGAAGTAAACGTTCCCAATCTAACTTAGATAAATTTGCTCTTTTAATTTTGTCTGATGAAATTTCGGTTTCTGAAGAAATTAACTTTGTAATTAATTGAATTGAAGACATTTCTAATGAAAAAATTATAATTGGAATTTTTTGATCTACAACTATATTTTTCACCATAGATAACATAAAAGTCGTTTTACCCATTCCAGGTCTGGAAGCTAATATAATTAAGTCAGAATTCTGCCATCCAGAAGTAATATAATCCAGTTTATGAAATCCAGAAGAAATTCCACTTAATCCTTCTTTTTCTGTTTTTTTAATTTTTTCAATAGCTTTTTGTATAAGAGATTGAGTTGTTTCATATTTTTTTTCTATTAAATATTTTTGATTAATTTCAAAAAGTTTTGATTCGGAATGATCTAAAAGATCAAAAACATCTGTATTTTCCTCATAACATTTTTGAATGATATCAGAAGATATACTGATTAATTTTCTTAAAATAAATTTTTGCAACACTATGCGACTATGATACTCTATATGTGCAGAAGAAATAACTTTTTGTGTTAATTCGATTAAATATAATTCTCCTCCTATTGATTCCAATTTTCCGATTA
This window encodes:
- the dnaB gene encoding replicative DNA helicase, giving the protein MKNIIQEEKNKFFFNSITKKGKIPPQALDLEEAIIGAIMIDKKGLDEVIDILFPEIFYKKEHQEIFFAIQKLYHNSEPVDLYTVLNELRIIGKLESIGGELYLIELTQKVISSAHIEYHSRIVLQKFILRKLISISSDIIQKCYEENTDVFDLLDHSESKLFEINQKYLIEKKYETTQSLIQKAIEKIKKTEKEGLSGISSGFHKLDYITSGWQNSDLIILASRPGMGKTTFMLSMVKNIVVDQKIPIIIFSLEMSSIQLITKLISSETEISSDKIKRANLSKLDWERLLHKTKNLKNIPLFIDDTPSLSIFSLRAKCRRLISQHGIKIVFIDYMQLMGINNYGSKLQNREQEISVISRSLKSIAKELDIPIIALSQLSRAVETRGGSKRPVLSDLRESGAIEQDADIVLFIYRPEYYGFKIWDSDDDNDFCVGQAEIIIAKHRNGGLDKFRLKFISDQAKFVNLEEKKQTSLVWEEDYKKNVLDQEHFFVSPSYSYDDFESNPLSDSFNNENEIDTNNDDYNSLNEDI